One region of Flavobacterium sp. GSB-24 genomic DNA includes:
- the glp gene encoding gephyrin-like molybdotransferase Glp, which yields MIEVKEALEIVATNSNVMPTQKIKVQKARGYVLAETIYSPISMPPFRQSAMDGYAFTHSIRHQYDIVGISQAGDHSNIKLKQNEAIRIFTGAYVPDDADTVVMQEHVMANTDSILIAQMPEKNTNVRAKGEQIGKGDVVFEPNTLLTPAAIGFLACLGITEIEVYKKPKIGILVTGNELVEPGKKLKKGKIFESNSIMLQAALETIGIEKTKVYRVKDNLKATKKALKSILKKNDIVLISGGISVGDYDFVKEALLKNGVEELFYKINQKPGKPMFFGSKKETLVFALPGNPASSLTNFYIYVLPAVKNKMGFSEIHKPKVVRKVNSEIKNDTGKTLFLKAKYDETNVTILDGQSSAMLNSFAIANGLVIVEQDLENIKEGQLVTILPID from the coding sequence ATGATAGAAGTAAAAGAAGCTTTAGAAATTGTAGCAACGAATAGTAATGTTATGCCAACGCAGAAAATTAAAGTACAGAAAGCGCGAGGCTATGTTTTGGCAGAAACAATTTACTCGCCAATTTCTATGCCTCCTTTTCGTCAATCTGCAATGGATGGGTATGCTTTTACGCACAGTATAAGACATCAATACGATATTGTAGGGATTTCTCAGGCTGGAGATCACTCCAATATCAAACTAAAACAAAATGAAGCCATCAGAATATTTACTGGTGCCTATGTTCCAGACGATGCTGATACAGTGGTAATGCAGGAGCATGTAATGGCCAATACAGATTCAATTCTAATTGCTCAAATGCCAGAGAAAAATACAAATGTTCGTGCAAAAGGAGAGCAAATTGGCAAAGGTGATGTTGTTTTCGAACCTAATACTTTGTTGACTCCTGCCGCAATTGGATTTCTAGCTTGTTTGGGAATTACAGAAATTGAAGTTTATAAAAAGCCCAAAATAGGTATTTTAGTTACTGGAAATGAATTAGTAGAGCCTGGAAAAAAACTAAAAAAAGGAAAAATATTCGAAAGTAATTCTATTATGCTTCAGGCAGCACTTGAGACAATTGGAATCGAAAAAACGAAAGTTTACAGAGTAAAAGATAATCTAAAAGCCACGAAGAAGGCATTAAAATCAATTTTAAAAAAGAATGATATCGTATTAATTTCGGGTGGAATTTCTGTAGGTGACTACGATTTTGTAAAAGAAGCGTTATTGAAAAATGGAGTAGAAGAACTATTTTATAAAATCAACCAAAAGCCTGGAAAACCAATGTTTTTTGGATCTAAAAAAGAAACTTTAGTTTTTGCACTTCCAGGAAATCCAGCTTCGTCATTGACTAATTTTTATATTTATGTTTTGCCGGCAGTGAAAAATAAAATGGGTTTTTCTGAAATTCATAAACCAAAAGTAGTTCGAAAGGTAAATTCTGAAATCAAAAATGATACAGGAAAAACGTTGTTTTTAAAAGCAAAATACGACGAAACAAACGTAACAATTTTAGATGGTCAAAGTTCGGCGATGCTTAACTCTTTTGCTATTGCAAACGGATTGGTAATTGTAGAGCAAGATCTAGAAAATATAAAAGAAGGACAATTAGTGACTATTTTGCCAATTGATTAG
- a CDS encoding TonB-dependent receptor codes for MKKKLNIYIPLFLLFITAGIHAQNTTPLIQSKLDGTVVDAITNQPIIGASVTIKGTTHGVVTDAEGKFYFQTGQKFPYTLLVSYIGYKKAEIIVEKNPVTISLKEERQELDELVVVGYGTQKRKDITGSVASVPKANLSQVTSSADNLLRGAISGVVVTQSSGRPGASSSVRIRGGNSITAGNEPLYVVDGILIYNDNSNSSAGVAYAGSSVNVLSTINPADIESIEVLKDASATAIYGSRGANGVVIITTKKGTKGQDNISYQGYFGFQNISKKLRIMNASEWASLRNDVQASIGQAPSFSAAQIEALKTSGNYDWQSAAFVTAAPIQSHNLSFSGGDERSRYAISAGYFDQDGIVLGSDFKRISLRANYERNYSQNFKFGVNANYTNSVSNGVGASSSGGRNPNPLVGVLLTAPVVPIKNDNGSYNVTNNPYATSVNGYVPNPINDLENTTNETKINRILTSLFGEYKITKKLTAKVAVSGDVINTKQNYYAPANTSNGAGTKGLASVGERAVSSVLNENTLNYNTNFGENHKFSALGGYTLQYTKGEVVNAGAQTFVNDANTYNALQDGVPVKPYSDAYESVLKSWLARVNYSYKGKYNFTVSGRADGSSRFGSESLWGYFPSAGFSWNITDEEFANNIKGVTEAKLRITAGTTGNQEIGNYLSLASMGSVNYSFGGTLYTGLAPTRLANPDLRWEKTNQYNVGLDLSLLDRKINFVFDVYYKKTKDLLINVPVPLSSGYATVLQNIGGVENKGLEIGLTTENIKTENFAWNSNIVFSANKNKVTEIGNGVNEFFPVVPNGSLLQQQPVIVKVGLPLGSFWGYKTNGIFQTQEEVNTQPKINSLANTKVGDRKYVDANGDGVINALDKGNLGTSQPKFVGSFSNTISYHDFDLNFSFQGSYGGKIFNALNQQLEISTLGTNAASTLNDRWTPTNPSNEIPRATSSPLGIVSERYVEDASFLRLKLITLGYTLPKSVSKKLGTKSVKFYISAENLITWTKYTGYDPEVSSYEQNNLYPGIDFGSYPNSKTFISGLNVTF; via the coding sequence ATGAAAAAAAAGTTAAACATATACATACCGCTGTTTCTACTCTTCATAACGGCGGGAATACATGCCCAAAATACTACACCTCTTATACAGTCTAAACTTGACGGAACTGTTGTAGACGCTATTACAAATCAGCCAATTATAGGAGCTTCTGTTACAATTAAAGGAACAACTCACGGCGTTGTGACAGATGCGGAAGGAAAATTTTATTTTCAGACAGGACAAAAATTTCCATATACTTTACTTGTAAGTTACATTGGATATAAAAAAGCAGAAATTATTGTTGAAAAAAATCCAGTTACCATTAGTCTTAAAGAAGAACGCCAAGAACTTGATGAATTGGTCGTTGTTGGATACGGAACTCAGAAAAGAAAAGACATTACAGGTTCTGTAGCTTCTGTGCCTAAAGCTAATTTATCTCAGGTGACTTCTTCGGCAGATAATCTTCTAAGAGGTGCTATTTCTGGAGTGGTAGTTACGCAAAGTTCTGGACGTCCTGGTGCTTCTTCTAGTGTTCGTATTCGTGGAGGAAACTCTATAACTGCTGGTAATGAACCGCTGTATGTTGTAGATGGAATCTTAATTTACAATGATAATTCTAACAGCTCTGCGGGAGTAGCTTATGCAGGTTCTAGTGTTAATGTTTTGTCAACTATCAACCCTGCCGATATTGAATCAATCGAAGTATTGAAAGATGCTTCTGCAACAGCAATTTACGGTTCTCGAGGTGCCAATGGTGTTGTCATTATTACCACTAAAAAAGGAACGAAGGGACAAGATAATATTTCGTATCAAGGTTATTTTGGATTTCAGAATATTTCGAAAAAACTTAGGATAATGAATGCCAGCGAATGGGCAAGTTTAAGAAACGATGTTCAAGCCAGTATTGGTCAGGCGCCTTCTTTTTCTGCAGCGCAGATAGAAGCCTTAAAAACTTCTGGAAATTATGACTGGCAGTCTGCGGCATTTGTAACTGCAGCACCAATACAAAGTCATAACTTGTCTTTTTCTGGAGGTGATGAAAGATCAAGATATGCTATATCTGCTGGTTATTTTGATCAAGACGGAATTGTTTTGGGTAGTGATTTTAAACGTATTTCACTTCGTGCTAACTACGAAAGAAATTATTCTCAGAATTTCAAATTTGGTGTAAATGCTAATTATACCAATTCAGTATCAAATGGAGTAGGTGCCAGCAGCAGCGGAGGAAGAAATCCAAACCCTTTAGTTGGTGTTTTATTGACTGCTCCCGTTGTTCCTATAAAAAACGATAATGGAAGTTATAATGTTACTAATAACCCTTATGCTACTTCTGTAAATGGTTATGTTCCTAACCCCATTAATGATTTAGAAAACACTACTAACGAAACTAAAATCAATAGAATTTTAACCAGCTTATTTGGTGAATACAAAATCACTAAAAAATTAACCGCTAAAGTTGCAGTAAGTGGTGATGTCATCAATACAAAACAAAATTACTACGCTCCTGCAAACACATCAAATGGTGCAGGAACAAAAGGTTTAGCTTCTGTTGGTGAAAGAGCTGTAAGTTCTGTTTTAAATGAAAATACCTTAAACTACAATACAAATTTTGGCGAAAATCATAAATTCTCTGCTTTAGGAGGTTATACACTTCAATATACAAAAGGAGAAGTTGTTAATGCAGGAGCACAGACATTTGTAAATGATGCTAATACATACAATGCTTTGCAAGATGGTGTGCCAGTAAAACCATACAGCGATGCTTACGAAAGTGTTTTAAAATCATGGCTGGCAAGAGTAAATTACTCTTATAAAGGAAAATACAACTTCACAGTGTCTGGACGTGCAGATGGTTCTTCTAGATTTGGTTCTGAATCACTTTGGGGTTACTTCCCTTCTGCTGGATTTTCATGGAATATTACTGACGAAGAATTTGCAAATAACATAAAAGGTGTAACAGAAGCAAAACTTAGAATTACTGCTGGAACAACAGGAAATCAGGAAATTGGAAATTATCTTTCGCTGGCTTCAATGGGCTCTGTAAACTATTCTTTTGGAGGTACATTGTATACAGGGTTGGCTCCTACCCGATTGGCAAATCCAGATTTAAGATGGGAAAAAACAAATCAATATAATGTTGGATTGGATTTATCATTATTAGATCGAAAAATCAATTTTGTATTTGATGTGTATTACAAAAAAACAAAAGATTTGTTAATCAATGTACCAGTTCCATTGAGTTCGGGTTATGCAACTGTTCTTCAAAATATTGGAGGTGTTGAAAATAAAGGTCTTGAGATTGGTTTGACAACAGAAAACATCAAAACAGAAAATTTCGCTTGGAATTCAAACATCGTATTTTCTGCCAATAAAAATAAAGTTACAGAAATAGGAAATGGCGTTAATGAATTTTTCCCTGTAGTTCCAAATGGTTCTCTACTACAGCAGCAGCCTGTTATTGTAAAAGTTGGTCTGCCTTTGGGAAGCTTCTGGGGATATAAAACAAACGGGATTTTCCAAACTCAGGAAGAAGTAAATACACAGCCAAAAATTAACAGTTTAGCCAATACAAAAGTCGGAGACAGAAAATATGTGGATGCAAATGGCGACGGCGTAATCAATGCATTGGACAAAGGAAATTTAGGAACTTCTCAGCCAAAATTTGTTGGAAGTTTTAGCAACACGATATCTTATCATGATTTTGATTTAAATTTCTCTTTTCAAGGATCTTATGGCGGTAAAATTTTCAATGCTTTAAATCAGCAGTTAGAAATTTCTACGCTGGGAACAAATGCAGCATCTACTTTAAATGATCGCTGGACACCAACAAACCCAAGCAATGAAATTCCTAGGGCAACAAGTTCCCCATTAGGAATTGTTTCTGAGCGCTATGTAGAAGATGCTTCCTTCTTAAGATTAAAATTAATCACATTAGGATATACTTTACCAAAAAGCGTTTCTAAAAAATTAGGAACAAAAAGCGTGAAATTTTATATCTCAGCAGAAAACCTAATTACATGGACAAAATACACTGGTTATGATCCAGAGGTAAGTTCATACGAACAAAACAACTTATATCCGGGAATTGATTTTGGTTCTTATCCAAACTCTAAAACATTCATCTCGGGCTTGAACGTAACTTTCTAA
- a CDS encoding RagB/SusD family nutrient uptake outer membrane protein → MKKIIITFLFSAGLLVSCTELEVTPTSFVTEDNYFITQDDAVASVTAVYASLSIDPGEQSLFGRNLYFLTDMGSDYAAAGVSATNPQVRAMSSLTHDATNDRVQVAWRQIYNGINRANVSIDNIPKVAGNEVIKTRLINEAKFIRGLLYFQAVRLWGGVPIVLHEAKSINLGDLKTNRATVEEVYTQIIQDLTDAEALPPTYTAADAGRATSGAAKAILAKVYLTRKDWPNAILKAREVINGGYGYALFEDFQDIFTKTKKNGKEHIFSVQFEPNQAGNGSSGSTFQSTSFTGFTATEPADIISDVALFYDIYAPGDKRRDVSYAKQLLNPTTGTLYTFPKPIFKKYLDLTNLATPGNVAINFPIIRYADILLSLAEAINEQSGPTAETYELINQVRRRAFGKPITTPDAAVDLAGLNQTTFRAAIQEERKKEFVQEGQRWFDLVRWGTLVTEVKKVTAKNSVSERNNLYPIPQSERNINPDGLPQNPGY, encoded by the coding sequence ATGAAAAAGATTATTATAACATTCCTTTTTAGTGCCGGTTTACTTGTATCGTGCACGGAACTAGAGGTAACGCCTACCTCTTTTGTAACAGAAGACAATTACTTTATAACCCAGGATGATGCTGTAGCTAGTGTAACTGCAGTTTACGCTTCGTTAAGTATTGATCCGGGAGAGCAGAGTTTATTTGGAAGAAACCTTTATTTCTTAACAGATATGGGTTCAGATTATGCTGCAGCTGGAGTTTCTGCCACAAATCCGCAAGTTAGAGCAATGAGCAGTTTAACGCATGATGCAACAAATGACCGTGTTCAAGTAGCTTGGAGACAAATTTACAATGGAATCAACAGAGCGAATGTGTCGATTGATAATATCCCGAAAGTAGCTGGAAATGAAGTTATCAAAACTAGGCTAATCAATGAAGCAAAATTCATACGAGGATTGTTGTATTTTCAAGCAGTGCGTCTTTGGGGCGGTGTCCCAATTGTTTTACACGAAGCAAAATCTATTAATTTAGGAGACTTAAAAACTAACAGAGCAACTGTAGAAGAAGTTTATACTCAGATTATTCAAGACTTGACTGATGCTGAAGCTTTACCTCCTACTTACACTGCTGCAGATGCCGGCCGTGCAACTTCTGGAGCTGCAAAAGCAATTTTGGCAAAAGTTTATTTGACGAGAAAAGACTGGCCAAATGCAATTTTAAAAGCTAGAGAAGTAATTAACGGCGGATATGGATATGCTTTGTTTGAAGATTTTCAAGATATCTTCACAAAAACCAAAAAGAACGGAAAAGAGCATATTTTTTCTGTTCAGTTTGAACCTAATCAAGCAGGAAACGGATCTAGCGGAAGTACTTTTCAATCAACATCATTTACTGGATTTACTGCGACAGAACCAGCAGATATTATTTCAGACGTAGCATTATTTTATGACATTTATGCGCCTGGAGATAAAAGAAGAGATGTGAGTTACGCCAAACAATTGCTGAATCCCACAACTGGAACGCTATACACATTTCCGAAACCAATTTTCAAAAAATACTTGGATTTAACCAATTTAGCAACACCTGGAAATGTCGCTATCAACTTTCCAATTATTCGTTATGCCGATATCTTATTGTCTTTAGCGGAAGCGATAAATGAACAAAGCGGACCAACTGCCGAAACTTACGAATTAATCAATCAGGTAAGAAGAAGAGCTTTTGGAAAACCAATTACGACTCCAGATGCAGCTGTTGATTTGGCAGGACTAAATCAGACAACGTTTAGAGCGGCAATTCAGGAAGAACGTAAAAAAGAATTTGTTCAGGAAGGACAGCGCTGGTTCGACTTGGTAAGATGGGGAACTCTGGTTACTGAAGTGAAAAAAGTAACGGCTAAAAATTCGGTTTCAGAAAGAAATAATCTTTATCCAATTCCTCAAAGCGAACGAAATATTAACCCTGACGGTTTACCTCAAAACCCTGGATATTAA
- a CDS encoding arylsulfatase — MKKLNNLLNKSPKTGLLFTAFLAVQIGFAQENTEFKGTVGKTLADSKEYWPEPVKAPKGAPNIVWILLDDVGFGAASTFGGLINTPTFDNLANNGLRYTNFHTTAICAPTRAALLTGRNSGRVHVSGFSHTILSAGFPGWDGRIPSDKGTIAEILRENGYNTFAVGKYGVTPDEDATDAGPFDRWPTGKGFDHFYGFLGSQTDQYNPDLVEDQVHIKPDGRHLNELITDKAISYIQKQQKAAPGKPFFLYYAPGAAHAPHQVATKWSDPYKGKFDEGYDVYREKVIANQKKLGVIPANAVLPERNPLITDWKKLTPEQKKVYARFMEVYAGFLTYTDYEVGRVVNYLKESGQLDNTLIFVAIGDNGASKEGTTEGTINQSLFSQGISDEENLKKNLANIDEIGTPKGLNTNYPLGWAQATNVPFKNWKQDAQSEGGTHNPLIVFYPNGIKDKGGIRNQYSHVTDLLPTTLDIVGIKAPEYIKGIKQDIIQGSSFQASLDNPKAESLHKVQYYYIFGNRAIYKDGWKAGAAHLPDSFAVKKAFGKNEKPAPSNFDTDVWELYNLNEDFNERNNLAKKYPEKLAELQKLFDEQAKENNVYPLIDWQDVYNRRIHNTGADKGKTVSDLIKQATKPGGSNN, encoded by the coding sequence ATGAAAAAATTAAATAACCTTTTAAACAAAAGTCCAAAAACGGGGCTTTTGTTTACCGCTTTTCTAGCCGTCCAGATCGGGTTTGCACAAGAAAACACAGAATTTAAAGGAACTGTTGGCAAAACTTTGGCTGATTCTAAAGAATATTGGCCAGAACCAGTAAAAGCTCCAAAAGGTGCTCCAAATATTGTTTGGATTTTATTGGATGACGTTGGATTTGGTGCTGCAAGTACTTTTGGAGGTTTAATCAATACACCTACTTTTGATAATCTGGCTAATAATGGTTTACGTTATACGAATTTCCATACTACTGCAATTTGTGCTCCAACACGTGCTGCGTTATTAACAGGAAGAAATTCAGGAAGAGTTCACGTAAGCGGATTTTCTCACACTATTTTATCTGCTGGTTTCCCAGGATGGGACGGAAGAATTCCTTCTGATAAAGGAACAATCGCTGAGATTTTGCGTGAAAACGGATACAATACTTTTGCAGTTGGTAAATATGGCGTAACACCAGACGAAGATGCTACAGATGCAGGTCCGTTTGACAGATGGCCGACAGGAAAAGGTTTCGATCATTTTTACGGATTTTTGGGTTCACAGACGGATCAATACAATCCTGATTTGGTTGAAGATCAAGTTCATATTAAACCTGACGGACGTCATTTAAATGAATTAATTACAGACAAAGCAATCAGCTATATTCAAAAACAACAAAAAGCCGCACCTGGAAAACCATTCTTTTTATACTACGCACCGGGAGCAGCGCACGCACCTCATCAAGTTGCTACAAAATGGAGCGATCCTTATAAAGGAAAATTTGACGAAGGTTATGATGTTTACCGCGAAAAAGTAATTGCAAACCAAAAGAAATTAGGTGTTATTCCTGCCAATGCGGTGTTGCCAGAACGCAACCCATTGATTACAGATTGGAAAAAATTGACTCCAGAACAAAAGAAAGTTTATGCTAGATTTATGGAAGTTTATGCTGGTTTCTTGACTTATACAGATTATGAAGTTGGAAGAGTCGTAAATTATTTAAAAGAAAGCGGACAGCTTGACAATACTTTGATTTTTGTAGCAATTGGAGATAATGGAGCTAGTAAAGAAGGAACTACAGAAGGAACAATCAATCAAAGTTTGTTTTCTCAAGGTATATCTGACGAGGAAAATTTAAAGAAAAACTTAGCTAATATTGATGAAATTGGTACGCCAAAAGGGTTAAATACCAATTATCCGTTAGGATGGGCTCAAGCAACAAATGTTCCGTTTAAAAACTGGAAACAAGATGCCCAATCTGAAGGAGGAACACATAATCCGTTAATTGTTTTTTATCCAAACGGAATTAAAGACAAAGGCGGTATTAGAAATCAATACAGCCACGTAACCGATTTGCTTCCAACAACATTGGATATTGTGGGAATTAAAGCTCCAGAATACATCAAAGGAATCAAGCAAGATATTATTCAAGGTTCTTCATTCCAGGCCTCATTAGATAATCCGAAAGCAGAATCTTTACACAAAGTTCAATATTACTATATCTTCGGAAACAGAGCAATTTACAAAGATGGTTGGAAAGCTGGAGCAGCACATCTTCCAGATTCGTTTGCCGTTAAAAAAGCTTTTGGTAAAAATGAAAAGCCTGCACCAAGTAATTTCGATACTGATGTTTGGGAATTGTACAACTTAAACGAAGATTTTAACGAGCGTAATAATCTTGCGAAAAAATATCCTGAGAAACTGGCAGAGCTTCAAAAATTGTTTGATGAACAGGCAAAAGAAAACAACGTTTACCCGTTAATAGACTGGCAGGATGTGTACAACAGACGAATCCATAATACAGGAGCCGATAAAGGAAAAACAGTGTCTGATTTGATTAAACAGGCTACTAAACCCGGAGGATCCAATAATTAA
- a CDS encoding sterol desaturase family protein: MAIVQKEKLTRDLTISFFIYSLPVVAIYLYFKLTGGSVTDSHIALPGFLEFAKPAFENIRTWGLTVFMLVLGVIEFAAGLYDDEWTGEERKIDIVCFLAPKLLLPPVIAFFSLTALPYLLPNLSNALAWVPFWGGFFLIAIADDLTQYWYHRLHHQVPFLWRFHRTHHSAPYMGMAMASRQNFIYTVFFSQIYLTATLTYLGLGLPALFVLVIKSFITLGAHSSIAWDKPFYKYKVLHPIAWVLERLISTPATHHAHHADTSGDGVGHFKGNFGNMFFIWDVIFGTGLITRKFPESYGTKSYKQEEWYAQFLWPIFKSKKEGSSLAEGVLSLPIKAKPVSEEQPQAPVLEQA, translated from the coding sequence ATGGCAATAGTTCAAAAAGAAAAATTAACAAGAGATTTAACGATAAGTTTTTTCATCTATTCATTGCCGGTAGTGGCAATTTACCTTTATTTTAAACTAACAGGCGGATCAGTAACTGATTCTCATATTGCGCTTCCTGGATTTTTAGAATTCGCAAAACCTGCTTTTGAAAATATCCGCACTTGGGGATTAACAGTTTTTATGCTGGTTTTGGGAGTTATCGAATTTGCAGCAGGTTTGTACGATGACGAATGGACAGGCGAAGAACGTAAAATTGATATCGTTTGTTTTTTAGCTCCAAAATTACTTTTACCGCCGGTAATTGCCTTTTTTAGTTTAACAGCTTTGCCTTATTTACTTCCAAATCTGTCAAATGCATTGGCATGGGTTCCGTTTTGGGGAGGGTTTTTCTTAATTGCAATTGCAGACGATTTAACGCAGTATTGGTATCATAGACTGCATCACCAAGTTCCGTTTTTATGGCGTTTTCATAGAACACATCACTCAGCTCCATACATGGGAATGGCGATGGCTTCTAGACAAAACTTTATTTACACGGTTTTCTTTTCTCAAATTTATTTGACGGCAACGTTAACGTATTTAGGTTTAGGATTACCAGCTTTATTTGTTTTAGTAATCAAAAGTTTCATCACTTTGGGCGCACATTCAAGTATTGCTTGGGACAAGCCATTTTACAAATACAAAGTTTTGCATCCAATTGCATGGGTTTTAGAAAGATTGATTTCTACTCCAGCAACCCACCACGCACACCACGCAGATACAAGCGGAGATGGCGTTGGACATTTTAAAGGAAACTTCGGAAACATGTTTTTTATCTGGGATGTAATCTTCGGAACTGGATTAATCACTCGTAAATTCCCAGAATCATACGGAACAAAATCATACAAACAAGAAGAATGGTACGCACAATTTTTATGGCCAATTTTCAAGTCTAAAAAAGAAGGAAGTTCTCTTGCAGAAGGTGTATTGTCACTACCAATAAAAGCCAAACCAGTTTCTGAAGAACAACCGCAAGCTCCAGTACTAGAACAAGCGTAA
- a CDS encoding thioredoxin domain-containing protein yields the protein MRNKILKTSITAIAFVWAVAAFSQNENHSSLSLDSFYSKIKSQKNPQIVDARTPEEFALNHIEGAVNFNLQSENYDQYVAKLDKSKPVFIYSIGAGRSVILEKELLKTGFSEAYSLEGGIANWIGGGKPFYSNLKSKLSLKEFNKIIADNKTVLVDIGSKYCGPCKKVKPVLETIRGEYSSNLKIVEIELEDSPQVIADLKTIKVFPTLLLYQDGKIVFKKEGISDLKNEVDVALASK from the coding sequence ATGAGAAATAAAATCTTAAAAACCAGTATAACAGCAATTGCCTTTGTATGGGCAGTTGCTGCTTTTTCGCAAAATGAAAATCATAGTTCATTATCGTTAGATTCATTTTATTCGAAAATAAAAAGTCAAAAAAATCCGCAGATTGTAGACGCGCGAACGCCAGAAGAATTTGCTTTAAATCATATTGAAGGTGCTGTAAATTTCAACCTTCAATCTGAAAATTATGACCAATATGTGGCTAAACTAGATAAATCTAAACCTGTTTTTATCTATTCTATTGGAGCCGGCAGAAGTGTTATTTTAGAAAAAGAATTACTAAAAACGGGATTTTCAGAAGCGTATAGCTTAGAAGGCGGTATTGCAAATTGGATTGGCGGCGGAAAACCGTTTTATTCCAATCTTAAAAGCAAATTATCCTTAAAAGAATTCAATAAAATAATTGCAGATAACAAAACGGTTTTAGTAGATATTGGTTCCAAATATTGTGGTCCGTGTAAAAAAGTAAAACCTGTTTTAGAAACGATTAGAGGAGAATATAGTTCGAATTTAAAAATCGTAGAAATCGAATTAGAAGATAGTCCGCAGGTTATTGCAGATCTAAAAACAATTAAAGTTTTTCCAACTTTACTCTTATACCAAGATGGAAAAATTGTGTTTAAAAAAGAAGGCATCAGCGATTTAAAAAATGAAGTTGATGTTGCATTGGCTTCGAAATAA